Proteins encoded together in one Flavobacteriales bacterium window:
- a CDS encoding MoxR family ATPase, producing MSNLPANDVQAVERYGALYRRLKTEVGQVIIGQDAVVDDVLIAVFSRGHCLLVGVPGLAKTLLVNTVARALGLSFNRIQFTPDLMPSDIVGSEILDEERRFRFVKGPLFANIILADEINRTPPKTQAALLEAMQEKSVTAGGHTYRLPEPFFVLATQNPIEQEGTYPLPEAQLDRFMFNIWVDYPSYADELAVVKATTSDLQPEVKPVLTADEIQFYQGLVRRLPVPDNVVEYAVKLATRTRPGLDGAPAIVKDNLGWGAGPRASQFLVVGAKCHALVHGRFSPDIDDVKAVAKPILRHRMVRNYKAEAEGITADRIVEAIL from the coding sequence ATGAGCAACCTCCCCGCCAACGACGTCCAGGCTGTTGAACGCTACGGTGCCCTTTACCGCCGCCTGAAGACCGAGGTCGGACAGGTCATCATCGGCCAGGATGCCGTGGTGGACGATGTCCTGATCGCCGTCTTCAGCCGCGGCCATTGCCTGCTGGTGGGTGTGCCCGGCCTGGCGAAAACGCTGTTGGTGAACACCGTGGCGCGGGCGCTCGGACTGAGCTTCAACCGCATCCAGTTCACGCCCGATCTTATGCCCAGCGACATCGTGGGCAGCGAGATCCTGGATGAGGAGCGTCGTTTCCGCTTCGTCAAGGGGCCGCTCTTCGCCAACATCATCCTGGCCGACGAGATCAACCGCACACCGCCCAAGACACAGGCCGCGCTCCTGGAGGCCATGCAGGAGAAGTCCGTCACCGCCGGAGGGCATACCTACCGGCTGCCCGAACCGTTCTTCGTGCTGGCCACGCAGAACCCCATCGAACAGGAGGGCACCTACCCGCTGCCGGAAGCCCAGTTGGACCGCTTCATGTTCAACATCTGGGTCGATTATCCGAGCTACGCCGACGAGCTCGCCGTGGTGAAGGCCACGACGAGCGACCTGCAGCCCGAGGTGAAGCCGGTGCTCACCGCCGACGAGATCCAGTTCTACCAGGGGCTGGTCCGACGCCTTCCCGTGCCGGACAACGTGGTGGAGTATGCCGTGAAGCTGGCCACCCGCACCCGTCCCGGCCTGGACGGAGCACCTGCGATCGTGAAGGACAACCTGGGCTGGGGGGCCGGGCCCCGGGCCTCGCAGTTCCTGGTGGTCGGCGCGAAGTGCCACGCCCTGGTGCATGGCCGGTTCTCACCGGATATCGATGACGTGAAGGCGGTGGCCAAACCGATCCTGCGGCACCGCATGGTGCGCAACTACAAGGCGGAGGCCGAGGGCATCACGGCCGACCGGATCGTCGAGGCCATCCTGTGA
- a CDS encoding isoprenylcysteine carboxylmethyltransferase family protein has protein sequence MKRPLRSFALVSAQFTLLAGLALTAPWAALGALRITLFAASLLLVGWAMLAMGGRTFSVFPEPRPDARLTLRGPYRWVRHPMYLAVLLAAVAVGSAPPLGPHTGFALFLVPVVVAKVRVEERLLGVAFPDRGDRMRGVARLVPGVW, from the coding sequence GTGAAGCGCCCCCTGCGCTCGTTCGCCCTTGTTTCGGCGCAGTTCACCCTGTTGGCCGGGCTGGCGTTGACCGCTCCCTGGGCCGCGTTGGGCGCGCTGCGGATCACCCTGTTCGCCGCATCGCTCCTGCTGGTGGGTTGGGCCATGCTGGCCATGGGGGGGCGCACCTTCAGCGTCTTCCCCGAACCACGGCCCGATGCGCGGCTCACCCTTCGCGGCCCTTACCGCTGGGTGCGGCATCCGATGTACCTCGCCGTCCTCCTCGCCGCCGTCGCGGTGGGCTCCGCCCCGCCTCTCGGTCCGCACACCGGTTTCGCCCTGTTCCTGGTGCCGGTGGTCGTGGCCAAGGTCCGGGTGGAGGAACGGCTGCTCGGGGTGGCCTTCCCTGATCGAGGCGATCGGATGCGCGGGGTGGCCCGGCTGGTCCCCGGGGTGTGGTGA
- a CDS encoding T9SS type A sorting domain-containing protein, translating to MTRSLFAAMAIFLSTITWAQLPMVDIALADNGAGELEVRVRPDGDFDEFFASIVFTIRWDAASGANLDQIAQVAPVSFYMPIIKSGPEADAGGYRYQIFAGFGTNALSAFGESWTAGNEIVLMTIPVVNGTSLFEIVNDSWTGDVNNNGDYYVSLNGQDQTGVIYDLNTGIRVGGAVDASFSAHPNPSAGPVVLELNIPSDVRSALVEWHDASGRMVRADRITGRGAVRFPVDVTGLERGTYMVRLTSDGKMTTERVVLR from the coding sequence ATGACACGCTCCCTCTTCGCTGCGATGGCCATCTTCCTGTCCACCATCACCTGGGCCCAGTTGCCGATGGTGGACATCGCCCTGGCCGACAACGGTGCCGGCGAGTTGGAGGTGCGTGTGCGGCCCGACGGCGACTTCGATGAGTTCTTCGCGAGCATCGTCTTCACCATCCGCTGGGACGCGGCCTCCGGCGCGAACCTCGACCAGATCGCCCAAGTGGCGCCCGTAAGCTTCTACATGCCCATCATCAAGTCCGGACCCGAGGCCGATGCCGGTGGATACCGCTATCAGATCTTCGCGGGCTTCGGCACCAACGCGCTCAGCGCCTTCGGGGAGAGCTGGACCGCCGGCAACGAGATCGTCCTGATGACCATCCCCGTGGTGAACGGGACCTCGCTCTTCGAGATCGTCAATGACAGCTGGACCGGGGACGTCAACAACAACGGCGACTACTATGTATCCCTCAACGGTCAGGACCAGACCGGCGTGATCTACGACCTGAACACCGGTATCCGGGTGGGAGGAGCCGTTGACGCGAGCTTCTCCGCACATCCCAATCCGTCGGCCGGGCCGGTGGTGCTCGAACTGAACATCCCGTCCGATGTGCGGTCCGCGCTCGTGGAGTGGCACGATGCCTCCGGGCGAATGGTGCGCGCCGACCGCATCACGGGTCGCGGGGCGGTGCGTTTTCCGGTGGATGTCACCGGCCTGGAGCGCGGTACGTACATGGTGCGCCTCACCAGCGACGGGAAGATGACCACGGAACGCGTCGTTCTGCGTTAG
- a CDS encoding choice-of-anchor B family protein, whose protein sequence is MHRSSLFLLSAAVIAPLWSGTTALAQTPCVNGFAGGYPCDNIDLLAHMTLAQLGASGTQPNAADLWGWTDPLTGREYAIIGLNNGTAFVDVTVPTAPVRIGNLPSHFATSNLWRDVDVAGTWCYIGSELAGHGLQVFDLTRLRNVLNPPVTFTEDAWTGVIGNSHTLYADKQHPYVYTVGTTSINNGGLTVFDVTNPLAPVLVGTHTVDGYIHENVVHTYSGPDPDHQGKQLSFNFHSGTPDKITIVDVTDKTDMNTLATITYSGARISHQGWLTEDQRYLLMNDEGDETQLGHGTRTRIFDLLNIDAPVFLGAYTAPIASVDHNLYVHRGAVYESNYTSGLRILDTAGVSAGTLTPVAHFDTYLPNDGASYNGAWGNYPFFGSGIVAVSGLGEGLFLLRPRVGVRLKAFLEGPYVAQDGTMRDDLRAQGLLPLTEPYTGSGYVHTGGGGGETVQTSVLTLTGPNAIVDWVVVELRAPAAPTIVVASCSALIQRDGDVVAVDGSGPVRFDVAPGPWHLALRHRNHLGVMTAQPVHMAIGARTVDLSIGTPLFGTAAAKDVAGVSVLWAGNALRDDRLRYTGGANDRDPVLVAIGGSVPTATTSGYLGTDINLDGVVKYAGGANDRDPILVNIGGSVPTATRQEQIP, encoded by the coding sequence ATGCACCGGTCGTCGCTCTTCCTGCTTTCAGCGGCCGTGATCGCTCCGCTCTGGAGCGGAACGACCGCTCTCGCCCAGACCCCGTGCGTCAACGGCTTCGCCGGCGGGTATCCCTGTGACAACATCGATCTGCTCGCGCACATGACCCTGGCTCAGCTGGGGGCCTCGGGGACGCAGCCCAATGCCGCGGATCTCTGGGGATGGACCGATCCCCTGACCGGCCGGGAATACGCCATCATCGGGCTCAACAACGGCACCGCCTTCGTGGATGTCACCGTTCCAACGGCTCCGGTGCGGATCGGCAACCTGCCGAGCCACTTCGCCACCAGCAACCTCTGGCGCGATGTGGACGTGGCCGGCACTTGGTGCTACATCGGATCCGAGCTGGCCGGACATGGCCTGCAGGTCTTCGATCTCACGCGATTGCGCAACGTGCTGAACCCGCCGGTGACCTTCACGGAGGATGCCTGGACGGGCGTGATCGGCAACAGCCATACGTTGTACGCGGACAAACAGCACCCGTACGTGTACACGGTCGGCACCACCAGCATCAACAACGGCGGGCTCACCGTCTTCGATGTCACGAACCCCCTCGCGCCCGTGCTCGTGGGCACGCACACGGTCGACGGCTACATCCACGAGAACGTGGTTCACACCTACAGCGGACCGGACCCGGATCACCAAGGGAAGCAGCTGAGCTTCAACTTCCATTCGGGCACACCGGACAAGATCACGATCGTGGACGTGACGGACAAGACCGACATGAACACGCTGGCCACCATCACCTATTCCGGAGCGCGCATCAGCCACCAGGGCTGGCTCACCGAGGATCAGCGCTACCTGCTGATGAACGATGAAGGCGACGAGACCCAGTTGGGTCATGGCACGCGCACGCGGATCTTCGATCTGCTGAACATCGACGCACCGGTGTTCCTCGGGGCCTACACGGCCCCGATCGCCAGCGTGGACCATAACCTGTACGTGCATCGGGGCGCGGTCTACGAGAGCAACTACACCAGCGGCCTGCGGATCCTGGACACGGCCGGGGTGAGCGCGGGCACCCTGACGCCGGTGGCGCATTTCGACACCTACCTGCCCAACGATGGTGCCTCCTACAACGGTGCCTGGGGCAATTACCCCTTCTTTGGCAGCGGCATCGTGGCGGTGAGCGGGCTTGGCGAGGGCCTCTTTCTGCTTCGTCCGCGGGTGGGTGTCCGCCTGAAGGCGTTCCTGGAGGGGCCCTACGTGGCTCAGGATGGAACGATGAGGGACGACCTTCGTGCGCAAGGCCTGCTGCCGCTGACCGAGCCATACACCGGATCGGGTTATGTGCACACGGGTGGGGGAGGAGGGGAGACGGTGCAGACGTCGGTACTGACCCTCACGGGACCGAACGCGATCGTGGACTGGGTGGTCGTGGAGCTGCGTGCACCGGCCGCCCCGACCATCGTTGTGGCCTCCTGTAGCGCCTTGATCCAGCGCGACGGCGACGTGGTGGCCGTGGACGGCAGTGGACCGGTGCGGTTCGACGTGGCGCCCGGACCTTGGCATCTGGCCCTGCGTCACCGCAACCACTTGGGTGTGATGACGGCCCAGCCCGTGCACATGGCCATCGGTGCCCGCACGGTGGACCTCAGCATCGGCACGCCGTTGTTCGGCACCGCGGCGGCCAAGGACGTGGCCGGGGTATCCGTGCTGTGGGCGGGGAACGCCTTGCGGGACGACCGGCTGCGCTATACCGGGGGCGCCAATGACCGTGACCCGGTGCTGGTGGCCATTGGCGGCTCGGTGCCCACGGCCACCACGTCCGGATACCTCGGCACGGACATCAACCTCGACGGGGTCGTGAAGTACGCCGGAGGCGCCAACGACCGCGACCCGATCCTTGTGAACATCGGCGGGTCCGTGCCTACGGCCACCCGACAGGAGCAGATCCCGTAG